The Methanohalophilus portucalensis genome window below encodes:
- a CDS encoding 2-oxoacid:acceptor oxidoreductase family protein gives MEEKVIKKPDSLYDEFTRKGGAAPTATHYCPGCGHGILHKLIAEAMDDLEIQDRSVMISPVGCAVFAYYYFNCGNLQVAHGRAPAVGTGLSRSEGDAVVIAYQGDGDLASIGMNETIQAANRGEKMAVFFVNNTVFGMTGGQMAPTTLIGEKTVTCPTGRDPRFAGYPLHMCELLNNLDGPVFIERVSVSDISHIRKAKKAVKRALEIQKEGIGYAFVEVLAACPTNLKQNAEQSTKFINEEMEKEFPLGNLRDLAEDREPLPCPESDFSKESIDHIYKIDDSASPDAVEDPEFTRVLAKIAGFGGQGVLSMGLILARAGCRAKRFTSWYPSYGPEQRGGTSNCSVVISGEEIGSPVVYESDILVAMNLPSLEKFASDVKQGGIILYDATVGDFEAPEGVRAIKVPATQIAKEGGSERAANTAIIGVLMQLGVTGLDVEDYMEAIEETFAAKQKLIPLNQQILKEGAKWASENL, from the coding sequence ATGGAAGAAAAAGTTATAAAGAAACCGGATTCCCTCTACGATGAATTCACACGCAAGGGTGGAGCCGCTCCGACTGCTACCCACTATTGCCCGGGTTGTGGGCATGGCATCCTCCACAAACTTATTGCTGAAGCCATGGACGATCTTGAGATACAGGACCGTTCAGTTATGATCAGCCCTGTGGGATGTGCTGTTTTTGCCTATTATTATTTCAATTGTGGCAATCTTCAGGTAGCCCATGGCAGGGCACCTGCAGTAGGAACAGGCTTGTCCAGATCAGAAGGAGATGCAGTTGTCATTGCATACCAGGGTGACGGTGATCTGGCCTCTATTGGCATGAATGAAACAATACAGGCTGCCAACCGTGGAGAAAAGATGGCGGTCTTCTTCGTTAACAATACCGTTTTCGGGATGACCGGGGGCCAGATGGCACCTACCACACTTATCGGCGAAAAAACAGTGACATGTCCCACAGGCAGGGACCCCAGGTTTGCAGGATACCCTTTGCATATGTGTGAACTGCTCAATAACCTGGATGGGCCCGTCTTTATTGAAAGGGTATCGGTGTCAGACATCTCCCATATCCGCAAGGCCAAAAAAGCAGTCAAAAGGGCTCTTGAGATCCAGAAAGAAGGCATAGGTTATGCATTTGTGGAAGTACTTGCTGCCTGTCCGACAAACCTTAAACAAAATGCAGAGCAGAGTACTAAATTCATTAATGAGGAAATGGAGAAGGAATTCCCTCTGGGTAACCTCAGAGACCTGGCTGAAGATAGGGAGCCTCTTCCCTGCCCGGAAAGTGACTTCTCAAAGGAAAGTATCGATCATATTTACAAGATCGACGATTCCGCATCCCCTGATGCTGTGGAAGATCCTGAATTTACACGTGTACTTGCCAAGATTGCAGGGTTTGGAGGGCAGGGAGTACTCAGTATGGGCCTGATCCTGGCCCGTGCAGGATGTCGTGCCAAACGATTCACTTCCTGGTATCCGTCCTACGGTCCTGAGCAGAGAGGAGGTACATCTAACTGTTCAGTGGTTATTTCAGGAGAAGAAATCGGCTCCCCTGTAGTGTATGAATCGGATATCCTGGTGGCCATGAACCTGCCGTCACTGGAAAAATTTGCCTCTGATGTCAAACAGGGCGGAATTATCCTTTATGATGCCACTGTAGGTGATTTCGAGGCACCAGAAGGTGTGAGGGCAATCAAGGTGCCTGCCACCCAGATTGCAAAGGAAGGAGGCTCTGAAAGGGCTGCCAATACTGCAATAATAGGTGTGTTGATGCAGCTTGGGGTAACAGGTCTTGATGTTGAGGACTATATGGAAGCCATTGAGGAGACTTTTGCAGCAAAGCAGAAACTCATACCTCTCAACCAGCAAATATTGAAAGAAGGAGCAAAATGGGCTTCTGAGAACCTCTGA
- a CDS encoding 3-methyl-2-oxobutanoate dehydrogenase subunit VorB encodes MATQLTKGNDAVIIGALYGGCDCYFGYPITPASEILHEASRTFPQVGRKFVQAESEEAAISMVFGAASAGHRVMTASSGPGISLKQEGVSYLAGAQLPCVIVDIMRAGPGLGNIGPEQGDYNQVVKGGGHGNYRNIVVAPNSVQEMCDLTIKAFELSTKYRNPVVVLADGVLGQMVEPLKFPEKAVKPAIDNSWAVRGNKETYQNLVTSIFLDFGELEEFNYELQEKYETIKEREVDVDEYMMDDAEIVLVSYGISSRICRSAVELARKEDIKAGLFRPITLFPFPEKELAELAGKGVNFISVEMSNGQLRDDIKLATCCKKPVELVNRMGGNLITMDQVLGKIREVAGKEE; translated from the coding sequence ATGGCCACACAACTTACAAAAGGTAATGATGCAGTGATAATTGGGGCACTCTACGGAGGATGTGACTGCTATTTTGGTTATCCAATTACCCCTGCAAGCGAGATTCTTCATGAAGCATCCCGAACTTTCCCCCAGGTCGGGCGTAAATTCGTACAGGCAGAATCCGAAGAAGCCGCAATAAGCATGGTATTCGGAGCAGCTTCTGCTGGACACAGGGTTATGACCGCATCCTCAGGGCCGGGAATCAGCCTAAAACAGGAAGGTGTATCCTATCTTGCAGGTGCACAGCTTCCCTGTGTAATCGTTGACATTATGAGGGCCGGACCCGGTCTGGGAAATATCGGGCCGGAACAGGGTGATTATAATCAGGTCGTTAAAGGTGGCGGACATGGGAATTATAGAAACATCGTGGTTGCACCAAATTCAGTCCAGGAAATGTGTGATTTGACAATCAAGGCATTTGAGCTGTCCACAAAATACAGAAATCCTGTAGTGGTATTGGCCGATGGTGTACTCGGACAGATGGTCGAACCACTGAAATTCCCTGAAAAAGCAGTCAAACCGGCAATCGATAATTCGTGGGCTGTACGAGGAAATAAGGAGACCTACCAGAACCTTGTAACTTCCATTTTCCTTGACTTTGGTGAACTGGAAGAATTCAATTATGAGCTGCAGGAAAAATATGAGACGATAAAGGAAAGGGAAGTCGATGTCGATGAATACATGATGGATGATGCAGAGATCGTCCTTGTATCCTATGGAATTAGCAGCCGGATCTGTCGTTCTGCTGTTGAACTTGCCCGCAAGGAAGATATCAAGGCAGGACTTTTCAGACCTATTACACTATTCCCGTTCCCTGAAAAAGAACTGGCCGAACTTGCCGGAAAGGGTGTCAATTTCATTTCAGTGGAAATGAGCAACGGACAATTGAGGGATGACATAAAACTGGCAACATGTTGCAAAAAACCTGTGGAATTGGTTAATCGCATGGGTGGCAATCTCATTACAATGGACCAGGTACTGGGTAAAATAAGGGAAGTCGCAGGCAAGGAGGAATAA
- a CDS encoding 4Fe-4S dicluster domain-containing protein, translated as MKEEKAEPYPLINVIECKGCARCITACPKNVLEMSDELNRRGYHYAQYKGQGCTGCANCYYTCPEPLAIEIHIPAKKRC; from the coding sequence ATGAAGGAAGAAAAAGCAGAACCATATCCTCTAATCAATGTTATAGAATGCAAAGGCTGTGCCAGATGCATTACTGCCTGTCCAAAAAACGTGCTGGAAATGAGTGATGAACTCAACAGAAGAGGTTACCATTATGCCCAGTATAAAGGTCAAGGGTGTACCGGTTGTGCTAATTGTTATTACACATGCCCGGAGCCTCTTGCAATAGAAATACATATCCCTGCTAAAAAGAGGTGTTAA